The proteins below are encoded in one region of Myxocyprinus asiaticus isolate MX2 ecotype Aquarium Trade chromosome 13, UBuf_Myxa_2, whole genome shotgun sequence:
- the LOC127449821 gene encoding zinc finger CCCH domain-containing protein 7B-like isoform X4, which translates to MSRESQKRRDEIQRALSFIKSSLPYPEPEAFEGFVIKLVCNLLDEGNAAFRERRWMQAQADFSEGVSVALYAQDEGLHVPAALLESLYINHATAHQNMDKTVSSLAQEHSVSLDLKNSSHEGNALSSLDDWDVPPALEEMSFNVVERVTDTAVGLSEWSSPVLPAPVPVSDEDPRLFRAVPESGQRVALSVPVSQPLEDNDLMGDELDSLLDCMSKEEDTSQVYTLNGVVPSGLVCFSSSSPRLPPAFFSYAGSQLNTLDSFTKPDVNSDGLDALDSICPPQVSCTGSVALQRPLVVGGDALDSLSEFILPGGKVCCSFLPSVKLTNELNPANNPHTRNDHVTSTLSCLSKNPLEHSHEFTQACSTCFTSTGSGVLDFEFRSDVTHSCKKDLLLCRRRGGAKSPWRRIRLRPTHKNFQSAFVLCREILENQVCTFGEDCTFAYCQEEIDVWTQERRGLLVRELLFNHLATNQRQALSVIKLLNEHTGMFMFLCEACFDCKPRIISKRWKENPDLCANLQTQHQFDKKKCLVHVVKNSTVCYSKIRVLSPHCQLDMCRHKFRFGCKREDACCFAHSLIELQTWILQRGSGITPEEIIQESKKHWNKQPPVIETSRLSNKNTAAKSNGPIRAEDTNGKAGPVQGTGIAESAKVKDHSLELKFVCGQCWKDGLVSEPDRALKYCTAKARHSWTKERRVLLVKSHEKKKWVTVRPLPFAKTFPQQFDICVHVMKQRKCHYIGNCSFAHSQEEKDLWTYMKNNGCEPQTHTNTHELIQHENTECSVCFFMD; encoded by the exons ATGAGTCGTGAGAGTCAGAAGCGCAGAGACGAGATTCAGAGAGCGCTGAGCTTCATCAA ATCGTCTTTGCCCTATCCTGAGCCTGAAGCCTTTGAG GGGTTTGTAATTAAGCTGGTGTGTAATCTCTTGGATGAGGGGAACGCTGCGTTTCGAGAGCGCAGGTGGATGCAGGCGCAAGCTGATTTCAGCGAGGGGGTCAGTGTGGCACTGTACGCTCAGGACGAGGGTCTGCATGTGCCCGCCGCCCTGCTGGAGAGTCTATACATCAACCATGCCACAGCCCATCAGAACATG GATAAGACGGTGAGTAGTTTGGCCCAAGAACACTCTGTCAGTCTGGACTTGAAGAACAGTTCTCac GAGGGGAATGCCTTGAGTTCTCTGGACGACTGGGATGTGCCGCCTGCGCTAGAAGAG ATGTCTTTTAATGTAGTGGAGAGAGTGACTGACACTGCAG TTGGTTTGTCTGAGTGGTCGTCTCCTGTCTTACCCGCCCCGGTCCCCGTGAGTGATGAGGACCCAAGACTATTCCGTGCAGTACCTGAGAGTGGCCAGCGTGTGGCGCTGTCAGTGCCTGTCTCACAGCCACTGGAGGACAATGATCTGATGGGAGACGAGCTGGACAGTCTGCTGGACTGTATGTCTAAAGAGGAGGACACATCACAGGTGTATACACTG AATGGCGTTGTCCCCAGCGGTCTGGTGTGTTTCTCCTCTTCATCTCCTCGTCTTCCTCCTGCATTCTTCTCATATGCGGGGAGTCAGTTAAACACTCTCGACTCCTTCACTAAACCTGATGTGAACTCAGACGGTCTGGACGCGTTAGACTCCATCTGTCCGCCGCAGGTTTCGTGCACTGGCTCTGTCGCCCTGCAGCGGCCTCTAGTGGTGGGAGGAGACGCGCTCGATTCACTGTCTGAATTCATTCTGCCAG GTGGGAAGGTCTGTTGTAGTTTTCTGCCATCAGTCAAACTGACAAATGAGTTGAATCCTGCAAACAACCCTCATACA AGGAATGATCATGTGACTTCCACTCTTTCCTGTCTGTCCAAGAATCCACTAGAACACTCACATGAGTTTACACAAGCCTGCAGCACCTGCTTTACTTCTACAG gttcaGGTGTGCTGGATTTTGAATTCAGATCTGATGTCACTCACAGCTGCAAGAAAGATCTGCTGCTGTGCCGGAGAAGGGGCGGGGCTAAATCACCCTGGAGGCGGATCCGGCTCCGCCCAACTCATAAAAACTTCCAGAGTGCCTTTGTGCTCTGTAGAG agATTTTGGAGAATCAGGTGTGTACGTTTGGCGAGGACTGCACATTCGCATATTGTCAAGAAGAAATAGACGTGTGGACGCAGGAGAGGCGGGGCTTACTCGTGAGAGAGCTGCTCTTCAATCATTTGGCGACCAATCAGAGACAAGCGCTCAGCGTCATCAAACTCCTGAATGAACACACGGGCATGTTCATGTTCCTCTGTGAG GCCTGTTTTGACTGTAAACCCAGAATTATCAGCAAACGCTGGAAGGAGAATCCTGATCTGTGTGCAAACCTGCAAACACAACACCAGTTTGACAAGAAAAA gtgttTGGTTCATGTGGTAAAGAACAGTACAGTGTGTTACAGTAAGATACGAGTGTTGAGTCCTCACTGTCAGTTGGACATGTGTCGTCATAAGTTCAGATTCGGCTGTAAGAGAGAAGACGCCTGCTGCTTCGCTCACTCACTCATAGAACTGCAGACCTGGATACTGCAGAGAGGctctg GTATCACTCCTGAAGAGATCATCCAGGAGTCAAAAAAACACTGGAACAAACAGCCA CCTGTGATCGAGACTTCACGTTTATCTAATAAAAACACTGCTGCCAAATCAAACGGTCCAATCAGAGCAGAGGACACCAACGGGAAGGCGGGTCCTGTGCAGGGAACAGGAATTGCTGAATCAGCTAAGGTCAAAGATCACAGTCTTGAGCTGAAGTTTGTGTGTGGTCAGTGCTGGAAAGACGGACTGGTCAGTGAACCGGACCGGGCGCTCAAATACTGCACTGCTAAAGCCCGACACAG ctgGACCAAAGAGAGAAGGGTTTTGCTAGTGAAGTCTCATGAGAAGAAAAAGTGGGTCACAGTGCGACCTTTGCCCTTTGCCAAGACCTTTCCCCAACAATTTGAC ATCTGTGTTCATGTGATGAAGCAGCGCAAGTGTCATTATATCGGGAACTGTTCATTCGCTCACAGTCAGGAGGAGAAAGATCTGTGGACGTACATGAAGAACAACGGCTGTGagcctcaaacacacacaaacactcatgaaCTCATACAGCATGAAAACACTGAATGTTCAGTGTGTTTCTTCATGGACTGA
- the LOC127449821 gene encoding zinc finger CCCH domain-containing protein 7B-like isoform X3 encodes MSRESQKRRDEIQRALSFIKSSLPYPEPEAFEGFVIKLVCNLLDEGNAAFRERRWMQAQADFSEGVSVALYAQDEGLHVPAALLESLYINHATAHQNMDKTVSSLAQEHSVSLDLKNSSHEGNALSSLDDWDVPPALEEMSFNVVERVTDTAVGLSEWSSPVLPAPVPVSDEDPRLFRAVPESGQRVALSVPVSQPLEDNDLMGDELDSLLDCMSKEEDTSQVYTLNGVVPSGLVCFSSSSPRLPPAFFSYAGSQLNTLDSFTKPDVNSDGLDALDSICPPQVSCTGSVALQRPLVVGGDALDSLSEFILPGGKVCCSFLPSVKLTNELNPANNPHTNPLEHSHEFTQACSTCFTSTGSGVLDFEFRSDVTHSCKKDLLLCRRRGGAKSPWRRIRLRPTHKNFQSAFVLCREILENQVCTFGEDCTFAYCQEEIDVWTQERRGLLVRELLFNHLATNQRQALSVIKLLNEHTGMFMFLCEACFDCKPRIISKRWKENPDLCANLQTQHQFDKKKCLVHVVKNSTVCYSKIRVLSPHCQLDMCRHKFRFGCKREDACCFAHSLIELQTWILQRGSGITPEEIIQESKKHWNKQPPVIETSRLSNKNTAAKSNGPIRAEDTNGKAGPVQGTGIAESAKVKDHSLELKFVCGQCWKDGLVSEPDRALKYCTAKARHSWTKERRVLLVKSHEKKKWVTVRPLPFAKTFPQQFDICVHVMKQRKCHYIGNCSFAHSQEEKDLWTYMKNNGFRDIQQVYDVWLTTSNQNRQSDGTSLSQPMEEKQITLPTDFAEPMPDSFFCRLCGKNSNSDRQWQQHISSDKHKQRVLSGEGEDESLAWSYRFPGPCFSICTRLEKGCPDGVSCDFAHSEEELQEWRRRRDFLRRWLDKARGEMLISPTDNDFGIYNFLLQD; translated from the exons ATGAGTCGTGAGAGTCAGAAGCGCAGAGACGAGATTCAGAGAGCGCTGAGCTTCATCAA ATCGTCTTTGCCCTATCCTGAGCCTGAAGCCTTTGAG GGGTTTGTAATTAAGCTGGTGTGTAATCTCTTGGATGAGGGGAACGCTGCGTTTCGAGAGCGCAGGTGGATGCAGGCGCAAGCTGATTTCAGCGAGGGGGTCAGTGTGGCACTGTACGCTCAGGACGAGGGTCTGCATGTGCCCGCCGCCCTGCTGGAGAGTCTATACATCAACCATGCCACAGCCCATCAGAACATG GATAAGACGGTGAGTAGTTTGGCCCAAGAACACTCTGTCAGTCTGGACTTGAAGAACAGTTCTCac GAGGGGAATGCCTTGAGTTCTCTGGACGACTGGGATGTGCCGCCTGCGCTAGAAGAG ATGTCTTTTAATGTAGTGGAGAGAGTGACTGACACTGCAG TTGGTTTGTCTGAGTGGTCGTCTCCTGTCTTACCCGCCCCGGTCCCCGTGAGTGATGAGGACCCAAGACTATTCCGTGCAGTACCTGAGAGTGGCCAGCGTGTGGCGCTGTCAGTGCCTGTCTCACAGCCACTGGAGGACAATGATCTGATGGGAGACGAGCTGGACAGTCTGCTGGACTGTATGTCTAAAGAGGAGGACACATCACAGGTGTATACACTG AATGGCGTTGTCCCCAGCGGTCTGGTGTGTTTCTCCTCTTCATCTCCTCGTCTTCCTCCTGCATTCTTCTCATATGCGGGGAGTCAGTTAAACACTCTCGACTCCTTCACTAAACCTGATGTGAACTCAGACGGTCTGGACGCGTTAGACTCCATCTGTCCGCCGCAGGTTTCGTGCACTGGCTCTGTCGCCCTGCAGCGGCCTCTAGTGGTGGGAGGAGACGCGCTCGATTCACTGTCTGAATTCATTCTGCCAG GTGGGAAGGTCTGTTGTAGTTTTCTGCCATCAGTCAAACTGACAAATGAGTTGAATCCTGCAAACAACCCTCATACA AATCCACTAGAACACTCACATGAGTTTACACAAGCCTGCAGCACCTGCTTTACTTCTACAG gttcaGGTGTGCTGGATTTTGAATTCAGATCTGATGTCACTCACAGCTGCAAGAAAGATCTGCTGCTGTGCCGGAGAAGGGGCGGGGCTAAATCACCCTGGAGGCGGATCCGGCTCCGCCCAACTCATAAAAACTTCCAGAGTGCCTTTGTGCTCTGTAGAG agATTTTGGAGAATCAGGTGTGTACGTTTGGCGAGGACTGCACATTCGCATATTGTCAAGAAGAAATAGACGTGTGGACGCAGGAGAGGCGGGGCTTACTCGTGAGAGAGCTGCTCTTCAATCATTTGGCGACCAATCAGAGACAAGCGCTCAGCGTCATCAAACTCCTGAATGAACACACGGGCATGTTCATGTTCCTCTGTGAG GCCTGTTTTGACTGTAAACCCAGAATTATCAGCAAACGCTGGAAGGAGAATCCTGATCTGTGTGCAAACCTGCAAACACAACACCAGTTTGACAAGAAAAA gtgttTGGTTCATGTGGTAAAGAACAGTACAGTGTGTTACAGTAAGATACGAGTGTTGAGTCCTCACTGTCAGTTGGACATGTGTCGTCATAAGTTCAGATTCGGCTGTAAGAGAGAAGACGCCTGCTGCTTCGCTCACTCACTCATAGAACTGCAGACCTGGATACTGCAGAGAGGctctg GTATCACTCCTGAAGAGATCATCCAGGAGTCAAAAAAACACTGGAACAAACAGCCA CCTGTGATCGAGACTTCACGTTTATCTAATAAAAACACTGCTGCCAAATCAAACGGTCCAATCAGAGCAGAGGACACCAACGGGAAGGCGGGTCCTGTGCAGGGAACAGGAATTGCTGAATCAGCTAAGGTCAAAGATCACAGTCTTGAGCTGAAGTTTGTGTGTGGTCAGTGCTGGAAAGACGGACTGGTCAGTGAACCGGACCGGGCGCTCAAATACTGCACTGCTAAAGCCCGACACAG ctgGACCAAAGAGAGAAGGGTTTTGCTAGTGAAGTCTCATGAGAAGAAAAAGTGGGTCACAGTGCGACCTTTGCCCTTTGCCAAGACCTTTCCCCAACAATTTGAC ATCTGTGTTCATGTGATGAAGCAGCGCAAGTGTCATTATATCGGGAACTGTTCATTCGCTCACAGTCAGGAGGAGAAAGATCTGTGGACGTACATGAAGAACAACGGCT TCAGAGACATCCAGCAGGTGTATGATGTCTGGCTCACCACGTCCAATCAGAACAGACAGTCTGATGGCACCTCACTGTCTCAGCCAATGGAAGAGAAGCAGATCACCTTGCCGACAGACTTTGCTGAACCGATG CCGGACAGTTTTTTCTGCCGTCTGTGCGGTAAAAACAGTAACAGTGATCGTCAGTGGCAGCAGCACATCTCGTCTGACAAACACAAGCAAAGAGTGTTGAGTGGAGAGGGAGAAGATGAGAGTCTGGCCTGGTCATATCGCTTCCCTGGACCCTGTTTCTCCATCTGCACCAG gttggAGAAGGGTTGTCCTGATGGCGTGAGTTGTGACTTTGCTCACAGTGAGGAGGAGCTTCAGGAGTGGCGCAGACGGCGGGATTTTCTGCGCAGATGGTTGGACAAAGCCCGAGGCGAAATGCTGATATCTCCAACCGACAATGACTTTGGGATCTACAACTTTCTCCTTCAGGactaa
- the LOC127449821 gene encoding zinc finger CCCH domain-containing protein 7B-like isoform X1: MSRESQKRRDEIQRALSFIKSSLPYPEPEAFEGFVIKLVCNLLDEGNAAFRERRWMQAQADFSEGVSVALYAQDEGLHVPAALLESLYINHATAHQNMDKTVSSLAQEHSVSLDLKNSSHEGNALSSLDDWDVPPALEEMSFNVVERVTDTAVGLSEWSSPVLPAPVPVSDEDPRLFRAVPESGQRVALSVPVSQPLEDNDLMGDELDSLLDCMSKEEDTSQVYTLNGVVPSGLVCFSSSSPRLPPAFFSYAGSQLNTLDSFTKPDVNSDGLDALDSICPPQVSCTGSVALQRPLVVGGDALDSLSEFILPGGKVCCSFLPSVKLTNELNPANNPHTRNDHVTSTLSCLSKNPLEHSHEFTQACSTCFTSTGSGVLDFEFRSDVTHSCKKDLLLCRRRGGAKSPWRRIRLRPTHKNFQSAFVLCREILENQVCTFGEDCTFAYCQEEIDVWTQERRGLLVRELLFNHLATNQRQALSVIKLLNEHTGMFMFLCEACFDCKPRIISKRWKENPDLCANLQTQHQFDKKKCLVHVVKNSTVCYSKIRVLSPHCQLDMCRHKFRFGCKREDACCFAHSLIELQTWILQRGSGITPEEIIQESKKHWNKQPPVIETSRLSNKNTAAKSNGPIRAEDTNGKAGPVQGTGIAESAKVKDHSLELKFVCGQCWKDGLVSEPDRALKYCTAKARHSWTKERRVLLVKSHEKKKWVTVRPLPFAKTFPQQFDICVHVMKQRKCHYIGNCSFAHSQEEKDLWTYMKNNGFRDIQQVYDVWLTTSNQNRQSDGTSLSQPMEEKQITLPTDFAEPMPDSFFCRLCGKNSNSDRQWQQHISSDKHKQRVLSGEGEDESLAWSYRFPGPCFSICTRLEKGCPDGVSCDFAHSEEELQEWRRRRDFLRRWLDKARGEMLISPTDNDFGIYNFLLQD; the protein is encoded by the exons ATGAGTCGTGAGAGTCAGAAGCGCAGAGACGAGATTCAGAGAGCGCTGAGCTTCATCAA ATCGTCTTTGCCCTATCCTGAGCCTGAAGCCTTTGAG GGGTTTGTAATTAAGCTGGTGTGTAATCTCTTGGATGAGGGGAACGCTGCGTTTCGAGAGCGCAGGTGGATGCAGGCGCAAGCTGATTTCAGCGAGGGGGTCAGTGTGGCACTGTACGCTCAGGACGAGGGTCTGCATGTGCCCGCCGCCCTGCTGGAGAGTCTATACATCAACCATGCCACAGCCCATCAGAACATG GATAAGACGGTGAGTAGTTTGGCCCAAGAACACTCTGTCAGTCTGGACTTGAAGAACAGTTCTCac GAGGGGAATGCCTTGAGTTCTCTGGACGACTGGGATGTGCCGCCTGCGCTAGAAGAG ATGTCTTTTAATGTAGTGGAGAGAGTGACTGACACTGCAG TTGGTTTGTCTGAGTGGTCGTCTCCTGTCTTACCCGCCCCGGTCCCCGTGAGTGATGAGGACCCAAGACTATTCCGTGCAGTACCTGAGAGTGGCCAGCGTGTGGCGCTGTCAGTGCCTGTCTCACAGCCACTGGAGGACAATGATCTGATGGGAGACGAGCTGGACAGTCTGCTGGACTGTATGTCTAAAGAGGAGGACACATCACAGGTGTATACACTG AATGGCGTTGTCCCCAGCGGTCTGGTGTGTTTCTCCTCTTCATCTCCTCGTCTTCCTCCTGCATTCTTCTCATATGCGGGGAGTCAGTTAAACACTCTCGACTCCTTCACTAAACCTGATGTGAACTCAGACGGTCTGGACGCGTTAGACTCCATCTGTCCGCCGCAGGTTTCGTGCACTGGCTCTGTCGCCCTGCAGCGGCCTCTAGTGGTGGGAGGAGACGCGCTCGATTCACTGTCTGAATTCATTCTGCCAG GTGGGAAGGTCTGTTGTAGTTTTCTGCCATCAGTCAAACTGACAAATGAGTTGAATCCTGCAAACAACCCTCATACA AGGAATGATCATGTGACTTCCACTCTTTCCTGTCTGTCCAAGAATCCACTAGAACACTCACATGAGTTTACACAAGCCTGCAGCACCTGCTTTACTTCTACAG gttcaGGTGTGCTGGATTTTGAATTCAGATCTGATGTCACTCACAGCTGCAAGAAAGATCTGCTGCTGTGCCGGAGAAGGGGCGGGGCTAAATCACCCTGGAGGCGGATCCGGCTCCGCCCAACTCATAAAAACTTCCAGAGTGCCTTTGTGCTCTGTAGAG agATTTTGGAGAATCAGGTGTGTACGTTTGGCGAGGACTGCACATTCGCATATTGTCAAGAAGAAATAGACGTGTGGACGCAGGAGAGGCGGGGCTTACTCGTGAGAGAGCTGCTCTTCAATCATTTGGCGACCAATCAGAGACAAGCGCTCAGCGTCATCAAACTCCTGAATGAACACACGGGCATGTTCATGTTCCTCTGTGAG GCCTGTTTTGACTGTAAACCCAGAATTATCAGCAAACGCTGGAAGGAGAATCCTGATCTGTGTGCAAACCTGCAAACACAACACCAGTTTGACAAGAAAAA gtgttTGGTTCATGTGGTAAAGAACAGTACAGTGTGTTACAGTAAGATACGAGTGTTGAGTCCTCACTGTCAGTTGGACATGTGTCGTCATAAGTTCAGATTCGGCTGTAAGAGAGAAGACGCCTGCTGCTTCGCTCACTCACTCATAGAACTGCAGACCTGGATACTGCAGAGAGGctctg GTATCACTCCTGAAGAGATCATCCAGGAGTCAAAAAAACACTGGAACAAACAGCCA CCTGTGATCGAGACTTCACGTTTATCTAATAAAAACACTGCTGCCAAATCAAACGGTCCAATCAGAGCAGAGGACACCAACGGGAAGGCGGGTCCTGTGCAGGGAACAGGAATTGCTGAATCAGCTAAGGTCAAAGATCACAGTCTTGAGCTGAAGTTTGTGTGTGGTCAGTGCTGGAAAGACGGACTGGTCAGTGAACCGGACCGGGCGCTCAAATACTGCACTGCTAAAGCCCGACACAG ctgGACCAAAGAGAGAAGGGTTTTGCTAGTGAAGTCTCATGAGAAGAAAAAGTGGGTCACAGTGCGACCTTTGCCCTTTGCCAAGACCTTTCCCCAACAATTTGAC ATCTGTGTTCATGTGATGAAGCAGCGCAAGTGTCATTATATCGGGAACTGTTCATTCGCTCACAGTCAGGAGGAGAAAGATCTGTGGACGTACATGAAGAACAACGGCT TCAGAGACATCCAGCAGGTGTATGATGTCTGGCTCACCACGTCCAATCAGAACAGACAGTCTGATGGCACCTCACTGTCTCAGCCAATGGAAGAGAAGCAGATCACCTTGCCGACAGACTTTGCTGAACCGATG CCGGACAGTTTTTTCTGCCGTCTGTGCGGTAAAAACAGTAACAGTGATCGTCAGTGGCAGCAGCACATCTCGTCTGACAAACACAAGCAAAGAGTGTTGAGTGGAGAGGGAGAAGATGAGAGTCTGGCCTGGTCATATCGCTTCCCTGGACCCTGTTTCTCCATCTGCACCAG gttggAGAAGGGTTGTCCTGATGGCGTGAGTTGTGACTTTGCTCACAGTGAGGAGGAGCTTCAGGAGTGGCGCAGACGGCGGGATTTTCTGCGCAGATGGTTGGACAAAGCCCGAGGCGAAATGCTGATATCTCCAACCGACAATGACTTTGGGATCTACAACTTTCTCCTTCAGGactaa
- the LOC127449821 gene encoding zinc finger CCCH domain-containing protein 7B-like isoform X2 yields the protein MSRESQKRRDEIQRALSFIKSSLPYPEPEAFEGFVIKLVCNLLDEGNAAFRERRWMQAQADFSEGVSVALYAQDEGLHVPAALLESLYINHATAHQNMDKTVSSLAQEHSVSLDLKNSSHEGNALSSLDDWDVPPALEEMSFNVVERVTDTAVGLSEWSSPVLPAPVPVSDEDPRLFRAVPESGQRVALSVPVSQPLEDNDLMGDELDSLLDCMSKEEDTSQNGVVPSGLVCFSSSSPRLPPAFFSYAGSQLNTLDSFTKPDVNSDGLDALDSICPPQVSCTGSVALQRPLVVGGDALDSLSEFILPGGKVCCSFLPSVKLTNELNPANNPHTRNDHVTSTLSCLSKNPLEHSHEFTQACSTCFTSTGSGVLDFEFRSDVTHSCKKDLLLCRRRGGAKSPWRRIRLRPTHKNFQSAFVLCREILENQVCTFGEDCTFAYCQEEIDVWTQERRGLLVRELLFNHLATNQRQALSVIKLLNEHTGMFMFLCEACFDCKPRIISKRWKENPDLCANLQTQHQFDKKKCLVHVVKNSTVCYSKIRVLSPHCQLDMCRHKFRFGCKREDACCFAHSLIELQTWILQRGSGITPEEIIQESKKHWNKQPPVIETSRLSNKNTAAKSNGPIRAEDTNGKAGPVQGTGIAESAKVKDHSLELKFVCGQCWKDGLVSEPDRALKYCTAKARHSWTKERRVLLVKSHEKKKWVTVRPLPFAKTFPQQFDICVHVMKQRKCHYIGNCSFAHSQEEKDLWTYMKNNGFRDIQQVYDVWLTTSNQNRQSDGTSLSQPMEEKQITLPTDFAEPMPDSFFCRLCGKNSNSDRQWQQHISSDKHKQRVLSGEGEDESLAWSYRFPGPCFSICTRLEKGCPDGVSCDFAHSEEELQEWRRRRDFLRRWLDKARGEMLISPTDNDFGIYNFLLQD from the exons ATGAGTCGTGAGAGTCAGAAGCGCAGAGACGAGATTCAGAGAGCGCTGAGCTTCATCAA ATCGTCTTTGCCCTATCCTGAGCCTGAAGCCTTTGAG GGGTTTGTAATTAAGCTGGTGTGTAATCTCTTGGATGAGGGGAACGCTGCGTTTCGAGAGCGCAGGTGGATGCAGGCGCAAGCTGATTTCAGCGAGGGGGTCAGTGTGGCACTGTACGCTCAGGACGAGGGTCTGCATGTGCCCGCCGCCCTGCTGGAGAGTCTATACATCAACCATGCCACAGCCCATCAGAACATG GATAAGACGGTGAGTAGTTTGGCCCAAGAACACTCTGTCAGTCTGGACTTGAAGAACAGTTCTCac GAGGGGAATGCCTTGAGTTCTCTGGACGACTGGGATGTGCCGCCTGCGCTAGAAGAG ATGTCTTTTAATGTAGTGGAGAGAGTGACTGACACTGCAG TTGGTTTGTCTGAGTGGTCGTCTCCTGTCTTACCCGCCCCGGTCCCCGTGAGTGATGAGGACCCAAGACTATTCCGTGCAGTACCTGAGAGTGGCCAGCGTGTGGCGCTGTCAGTGCCTGTCTCACAGCCACTGGAGGACAATGATCTGATGGGAGACGAGCTGGACAGTCTGCTGGACTGTATGTCTAAAGAGGAGGACACATCACAG AATGGCGTTGTCCCCAGCGGTCTGGTGTGTTTCTCCTCTTCATCTCCTCGTCTTCCTCCTGCATTCTTCTCATATGCGGGGAGTCAGTTAAACACTCTCGACTCCTTCACTAAACCTGATGTGAACTCAGACGGTCTGGACGCGTTAGACTCCATCTGTCCGCCGCAGGTTTCGTGCACTGGCTCTGTCGCCCTGCAGCGGCCTCTAGTGGTGGGAGGAGACGCGCTCGATTCACTGTCTGAATTCATTCTGCCAG GTGGGAAGGTCTGTTGTAGTTTTCTGCCATCAGTCAAACTGACAAATGAGTTGAATCCTGCAAACAACCCTCATACA AGGAATGATCATGTGACTTCCACTCTTTCCTGTCTGTCCAAGAATCCACTAGAACACTCACATGAGTTTACACAAGCCTGCAGCACCTGCTTTACTTCTACAG gttcaGGTGTGCTGGATTTTGAATTCAGATCTGATGTCACTCACAGCTGCAAGAAAGATCTGCTGCTGTGCCGGAGAAGGGGCGGGGCTAAATCACCCTGGAGGCGGATCCGGCTCCGCCCAACTCATAAAAACTTCCAGAGTGCCTTTGTGCTCTGTAGAG agATTTTGGAGAATCAGGTGTGTACGTTTGGCGAGGACTGCACATTCGCATATTGTCAAGAAGAAATAGACGTGTGGACGCAGGAGAGGCGGGGCTTACTCGTGAGAGAGCTGCTCTTCAATCATTTGGCGACCAATCAGAGACAAGCGCTCAGCGTCATCAAACTCCTGAATGAACACACGGGCATGTTCATGTTCCTCTGTGAG GCCTGTTTTGACTGTAAACCCAGAATTATCAGCAAACGCTGGAAGGAGAATCCTGATCTGTGTGCAAACCTGCAAACACAACACCAGTTTGACAAGAAAAA gtgttTGGTTCATGTGGTAAAGAACAGTACAGTGTGTTACAGTAAGATACGAGTGTTGAGTCCTCACTGTCAGTTGGACATGTGTCGTCATAAGTTCAGATTCGGCTGTAAGAGAGAAGACGCCTGCTGCTTCGCTCACTCACTCATAGAACTGCAGACCTGGATACTGCAGAGAGGctctg GTATCACTCCTGAAGAGATCATCCAGGAGTCAAAAAAACACTGGAACAAACAGCCA CCTGTGATCGAGACTTCACGTTTATCTAATAAAAACACTGCTGCCAAATCAAACGGTCCAATCAGAGCAGAGGACACCAACGGGAAGGCGGGTCCTGTGCAGGGAACAGGAATTGCTGAATCAGCTAAGGTCAAAGATCACAGTCTTGAGCTGAAGTTTGTGTGTGGTCAGTGCTGGAAAGACGGACTGGTCAGTGAACCGGACCGGGCGCTCAAATACTGCACTGCTAAAGCCCGACACAG ctgGACCAAAGAGAGAAGGGTTTTGCTAGTGAAGTCTCATGAGAAGAAAAAGTGGGTCACAGTGCGACCTTTGCCCTTTGCCAAGACCTTTCCCCAACAATTTGAC ATCTGTGTTCATGTGATGAAGCAGCGCAAGTGTCATTATATCGGGAACTGTTCATTCGCTCACAGTCAGGAGGAGAAAGATCTGTGGACGTACATGAAGAACAACGGCT TCAGAGACATCCAGCAGGTGTATGATGTCTGGCTCACCACGTCCAATCAGAACAGACAGTCTGATGGCACCTCACTGTCTCAGCCAATGGAAGAGAAGCAGATCACCTTGCCGACAGACTTTGCTGAACCGATG CCGGACAGTTTTTTCTGCCGTCTGTGCGGTAAAAACAGTAACAGTGATCGTCAGTGGCAGCAGCACATCTCGTCTGACAAACACAAGCAAAGAGTGTTGAGTGGAGAGGGAGAAGATGAGAGTCTGGCCTGGTCATATCGCTTCCCTGGACCCTGTTTCTCCATCTGCACCAG gttggAGAAGGGTTGTCCTGATGGCGTGAGTTGTGACTTTGCTCACAGTGAGGAGGAGCTTCAGGAGTGGCGCAGACGGCGGGATTTTCTGCGCAGATGGTTGGACAAAGCCCGAGGCGAAATGCTGATATCTCCAACCGACAATGACTTTGGGATCTACAACTTTCTCCTTCAGGactaa